A window of Exiguobacterium sp. FSL W8-0210 contains these coding sequences:
- a CDS encoding alpha-ketoacid dehydrogenase subunit beta — translation MTTLSLIEAINSAIKEEMERDESVFILGEDVGVRGGVFRATQGLLEQFGEERVIDAPLAESAIAGVGIGAAMYGMRPIAEMQFADFIMPAVNQIVSEAAKIRYRSNNDWTCPIVIRAPFGGGIHGALYHSQSVEAMFNSTPGLKIVIPSNPYDAKGLLKAAIRSNDPVLFFEHKRGYRLLKGDVPEGDYTVEIGKADVKREGEDVTIITYGLCVHMALEAATRLEKDGIDVHILDLRTVYPIDREAVVEAAKKTGKVLLVTEDNKEGSVMSEVSAIIAEEALFDLDAPIERLCGPDVPAMPYAPTMEKFFNISSEKIEDKIRTLHAY, via the coding sequence ATGACGACGTTAAGTTTAATCGAAGCGATCAATAGTGCAATCAAAGAAGAAATGGAACGCGACGAGTCCGTCTTCATCCTCGGTGAAGACGTTGGTGTCCGTGGTGGTGTCTTCCGGGCGACCCAAGGATTGCTCGAACAATTCGGAGAAGAGCGTGTCATCGATGCACCACTCGCTGAGAGTGCGATTGCCGGTGTCGGAATCGGAGCTGCGATGTACGGCATGCGTCCGATTGCTGAAATGCAATTCGCTGACTTCATCATGCCAGCGGTCAACCAAATCGTCAGTGAAGCAGCGAAGATTCGGTACCGTTCGAATAATGACTGGACGTGTCCGATCGTCATCCGCGCACCGTTCGGCGGCGGTATTCACGGGGCACTTTATCATTCTCAGTCGGTCGAAGCGATGTTCAACTCGACGCCAGGACTGAAAATCGTCATCCCATCGAATCCATATGACGCAAAAGGATTGCTAAAGGCAGCGATTCGTTCGAATGATCCGGTCTTGTTCTTTGAGCACAAAAGAGGCTATCGTCTGTTAAAAGGAGATGTTCCTGAAGGCGACTATACGGTCGAAATCGGTAAAGCAGACGTCAAGCGTGAGGGCGAAGACGTGACGATCATCACTTACGGGCTATGTGTTCATATGGCACTTGAGGCAGCAACACGCCTTGAAAAAGACGGAATCGATGTCCACATCCTTGACTTGCGGACGGTGTATCCAATCGACCGCGAAGCAGTCGTCGAAGCAGCGAAAAAGACGGGGAAAGTCTTGCTCGTCACGGAAGACAATAAAGAAGGTAGCGTCATGAGTGAAGTGTCGGCGATCATTGCAGAAGAAGCATTGTTCGATCTCGATGCACCAATCGAACGACTCTGTGGTCCAGACGTCCCAGCGATGCCATACGCTCCGACGATGGAGAAGTTCTTCAACATCTCAAGCGAGAAAATTGAAGATAAAATCCGGACGTTACACGCATACTAA
- a CDS encoding thiamine pyrophosphate-dependent dehydrogenase E1 component subunit alpha: MEKIEFKELVELGLTEQDAIQMFETMVRARKIDERMWKLNRAGKIPFLVSCQGQEAAQVGAAFALEKGTDYILPYYRDLGVVLHFGQTSRDIMLSAFAKAEDPNSGGRQMPGHYGSRALNIVTGSSPVTTQVPHAVGIALAAKMRKEPLVAYVSFGEGSSNQGDFHEGANFAGIHKLPVILFCENNKYAISTPLSKQLSAKHVADRAIGYGMPGYTVDGIDPLAVYKVVKEARERGLRGEGPTLIEVEVERLVPHSSDDDDKSYRSAEELDALKARDGIKLFRARLIEMGVLTEESATEIEQAMEKEVDEATAYAEAAAYDAPENALRYVYDEEETK, from the coding sequence ATGGAAAAAATAGAATTCAAAGAATTAGTAGAACTCGGATTAACGGAACAGGACGCGATTCAGATGTTCGAAACGATGGTCCGTGCGCGGAAGATCGACGAACGGATGTGGAAGTTGAACCGAGCGGGTAAAATTCCCTTCCTCGTCTCATGTCAAGGACAAGAAGCGGCTCAAGTCGGTGCAGCGTTCGCCCTTGAAAAAGGAACGGACTACATTTTGCCGTATTACCGTGATTTAGGCGTCGTCTTACACTTCGGTCAAACGTCACGCGATATCATGCTGTCGGCATTCGCAAAGGCAGAAGATCCGAACTCAGGTGGTCGTCAAATGCCAGGACACTATGGTTCACGTGCCTTGAATATCGTCACGGGTTCAAGTCCGGTCACGACACAAGTCCCACATGCTGTTGGAATTGCACTGGCTGCGAAGATGCGTAAGGAACCACTCGTTGCTTACGTCTCGTTCGGAGAGGGCTCTTCAAACCAAGGAGACTTCCATGAAGGGGCGAACTTCGCCGGAATTCATAAACTTCCGGTCATCTTGTTCTGTGAAAACAATAAATACGCGATCTCGACACCTCTCTCGAAACAGCTGTCGGCGAAACACGTTGCTGATCGGGCGATCGGCTATGGTATGCCAGGCTATACGGTGGACGGCATCGACCCACTCGCTGTCTACAAGGTCGTCAAGGAAGCACGCGAGCGCGGATTACGGGGAGAAGGTCCGACCTTGATTGAAGTTGAAGTCGAACGTCTCGTGCCACACTCATCGGATGATGACGATAAATCGTACCGTTCTGCTGAAGAACTCGATGCCTTAAAAGCACGTGACGGGATCAAACTCTTCCGGGCGCGTTTGATTGAAATGGGCGTCCTGACGGAAGAATCAGCGACTGAAATCGAACAAGCGATGGAGAAAGAAGTCGACGAAGCAACGGCTTATGCGGAAGCAGCAGCTTACGATGCGCCAGAAAATGCATTACGTTACGTGTACGACGAGGAGGAAACGAAATGA